A region from the Phaenicophaeus curvirostris isolate KB17595 chromosome 3, BPBGC_Pcur_1.0, whole genome shotgun sequence genome encodes:
- the LOC138718576 gene encoding UPF0500 protein C1orf216 homolog produces the protein MAETVGTVSRNEEEIRNNSDDEDLFLNDDAVAASSGCSASHSLASLNEDKGSSAVPARLSILSSMAMAQAKALAGSEMVSDGLAQKTASGLAKHHPTDARASLGGSWCPTAVGNLYPVDTASPCSKSPSCNGDLSLEVPQVPTVSGGADEPSQSVTALPRTDPRGYHKQEGGSGAKDDMAPCSLGWVIWTKTTKVMESLENKKKEEKEKYRLQLAMHRRLLLLRSIRSLHKQLEQQQARLQECYSTVINTKKEVLKHIRSISPSPSL, from the coding sequence ATGGCTGAGACAGTAGGCACGGTGTCAAGAAATGAAGAAGAGATCCGAAATAACAGTGATGATGAAGACCTGTTTCTGAATGATGATGCTGTTGCAGCATCCTCTGGTTGCTCTGCCAGCCATTCTCTAGCCAGCCTTAATGAAGACAAGGGAAGCTCAGCAGTACCAGCAAGACTGTCCATTCTCTCCAGTATGGCCATGGCCCAGGCAAAAGCCCTTGCTGGCTCAGAGATGGTTAGTGATGGCCTGGCACAGAAAACAGCCTCTGGATTGGCTAAGCATCATCCAACAGATGCACGTGCATCATTAGGTGGATCTTGGTGCCCCACAGCAGTCGGTAACCTGTATCCTGTAGACACTGCCTCCCCATGCTCTAAAAGCCCCTCTTGCAATGGTGACCTGAGTTTGGAGGTGCCACAGGTCCCAACAGTGTCTGGTGGGGCTGATGAGCCCTCACAGTCTGTCACTGCCCTGCCCAGGACTGACCCCAGGGGCTATCACAAGCAGGAAGGAGGGAGTGGTGCCAAGGATGATATGGCTCCTTGTAGTCTGGGCTGGGTGATTTGGACGAAGACCACAAAAGTAATGGAGAGCTTagagaataagaaaaaggaggaaaaggagaagtaCCGGCTCCAGCTAGCTATGCACCGGCGGCTTCTGCTATTGCGCTCAATCAGGAGCTTGCAtaagcagctggagcagcaacaGGCCAGATTGCAGGAATGCTACAGCACAGTAATAAATACCAAGAAGGAAGTGTTGAAACACATTCGCTCAATCTCACCCTCACCTTCACTGTAA